CGTGGCACGCGGCACGCAGCGGGCCTACCCCGCCGCCGTCCCCGCCGTCCATCGCGAGCGGGTCAAGGCGGGCTGAGCCAGCGCATGCCCGTCGCCCTCGTCATCCGGCGCCATGCCGCCGAACGCCCCCATCACCCGGCCCTGTGCGGTCCCGGCGGCTCCCTCACCTACGCCGAGCTGTGGCACGAGGTGAGCAGCAGGCCCCTCGACGGCAGGGGGCTGGTGGCGATCACCCTGTCCGACCCGGTCGACCAGCTCGTCGCCGTGCTCGCCGCCGACCTGGCCGGCGCCACGCCGCTGCTGTGCGACGAGGACCAGCGCGCGCGGGTGATCGCCGCGATCCCCGTCGACCGGCACATCGACGCGCCCCTCCCGGCCGCCGGGAGCCTGCGGATGACGGGCGAGCCCGCCGACGACGACCCGGCGTGGGCGTGCCTCACCTCGGGCAGCACCGGACGGCCGCGTGCAGTGGTGCGCACCCGCGCGTCGTGGACGGGCTCCTTCCCGCACCTCAGCGCGCTGGCCGGCATCGGTCCCGACGACGTCGTGCTGGTGCCGGGCCCGCTGGTCTCCTCCCTGTACGCCTTCGCGGCCGTCCACGCGCTCGCCACCGGCGCGACGCTCGTCCTCCCGGGACGCCGGGCGGCAGGCGTGCCGGCCGGTCAGCTCCGCCGGGCGACGGTCGTCCACGTGGTGCCGCACCTGCTGCCCGCCGTCCTCGACGCCCTGGCGGACGGCGGCGGTCGGCTGCGCACCGCCGTCGTCGGCGGTGCCGCGCTGCCCCCTCAGGCACGGGACGCCGCCGCGCGGGCCGGCGTCAGGGTCGTGTCGTACTACGGCGCGACCGAGATGTCGTTCGTCGCCGTCGACGCCGACGGCACGGGCCTGCGCCCCTTTCCCGAGGTCGAGTTCCAGGTCCGCGACGGCGAGGTGTGGGCCCGGTCGCCGTGGCTGGCCCAGGGCTACCTGGCGGGGGCCGCCGGCCCGCTGAAGACCGACGGGGCCGGCTGGATGAGCGTCGGCGACCTCGCCGAGCCGTACCTGCCGGGAGAGCCGTTGCGGCTGCGCGGGCGCGGTGACGGCGCCATCCAGACCGGGGGCGCGACCGTGGTGCCCGAGGACGTCGAGGCCGTGCTGCGCCGCGTGCCCGGCGTCACCGACGTCGTCGTCGTCGGCTCGCCGCACCCCCTGCTCGGCTCGGTCGTGACCGCCGTGCTGGAGGGTTCGCCGCCCGCGCGGGCGGCGCTCGACGCGGTGGCCCGCGAGGGACTCGACCCGGCGCAGCGGCCGAGACGCTGGTACGCCATGGGCGACCTGCCGCGCACCCCCACGGGCAAGCCCGCCCGAGGAGTGGTGACCGCCCGGCTCGCCGGCGACGGCCCCGGACTGAGGCGGCTGGTCTGACATGAGCCGACAGCCTGTCGTCGTGGCGGCGCTCCGCACCCCCATCGGCACCGCCGGCCATGCGTACAAGTCGCTGACGGCGGACCGGCTCGCCGCGCCGGTGATCGCGGCGGTCGCGCGGGAGGTGCCGCACCTCGCGGTCGACGACGTCGTGCTCGGCAACTGCATGGGCCCCGGGGGCAACCTCGCCCGCGTCTCGGCGCTCGCGGCCGGCCTCGGGCACGAGGTGCCCGGCGTCACCGTGGACCGCCAGTGCGGCAGCGGCCTGGCCGCGATCCTGCTGGCCGGGCAGGCCGTCCGCGCGGGAGACGCCGACCTCGTCCTGGCAGGCGGTGTGGAGAGCGCGTCCACCGCGCCGCTGCGGACCATGCGCGGCGCCGCCGAGCCGTACCAGAGGGCGCCCTTCGCGCCCGCGGGCCACGCCGACCCCGACATGGGTCCCGCCGCGGAGGCCCTCGCGGCCGCGTGCGGCGTGTCGAGGGAGCGCCAGGACGACTACGCCCTGCGCAGCCACGCCAGAGCGCTCGCCGCCGGCTTCGACCCGGAACTGGTCGAGATCGACGGCAGGCGCGCCGATCAGCGGCCCCGCGTCCTGCGCGGGGAGACGCTCGCGCGCCTGCCCGCCGCCTTCGTGCCCGGCGGCACGGTCACCGCGGGCAACTCCTCGCCCATCAGCGACGGCGCGGCGGCCGTCGCCGTCGTGCCCGAGCGGCTGCGCGCGGGGATGCCGGGGCTCCGGCTGCTGGCGGGCGCCGTCGCCGGCTGCGACCCGGCGCTGCCCGGCTGGGGCCCCGTGCCCGCCGTACGGCGGGTGCTGGCCCGTACGGGGACGACCATGGCGGACCTCGCCGCGGTGGAGATCGTGGAGGCGTTCGCCGCGCAGGTCCTCGCGGTGACGGACGCGCTGGAGGCCGACCTCGACCGCGTCTGCGCCGACGGCGGCGCGATCGCCCTCGGCCATCCGTGGGGCGCGACCGGCGCGGTGGTGGTGACCAGGCTGTTCAGCAGGCTCGTGCGTTCCGGCGCTCCCCCGGGAACCCTCGGGCTGGCGACCGCGGCGGTCGGCGGCGGCATGGGCGTCGCGGCCCTGTTCGAGGTGGTGTGAATGATCCGGTTCAACGGCGTCAGCGTCCGGCTCGCCGGGCGCGACGTGCTGTCCGACGTGACGCTGTCCCTGTCGGAACGAAGGATCGGCGTCGTCGGCGCGAACGGCTCCGGCAAGAGCACGCTCGCCCGACTCGTCAACGGGCTGGCCCTGCCCACCTCGGGCGACGTCACCGTCCTCGGCCGGGACACCCGCCGCCACGCGGCCCGCATCCGGCGGGACGTGGGGTTCCTGTTCACCGACCCGGACGCGCAGATCGTCATGCCGACCGTCGCGGAGGACGTCGCGCTCTCCCTGCGGCGCAAGGGGCTGTCCCCGGCCGAGGTGGACGAGCGGGTGCGCGGGGTGCTGGCGCGGTACGGCCTCGACCGGCACGCCGACCACCCCGCCCACCTGCTGTCGGGCGGGCAGAAGCAACTGCTGGCCCTGTGCGCCGTGCTGGTGCTCGAACCACGCCTTCTGGTCATGGACGAGCCGACGACGCTGCTCGATCTGCGCCATTCCCGCCTCGTGGCCGATCTGCTGCGCGAGCTGCCGCAGCCGGTCCTCGTGGTCACCCACGATCTCGGCCTGCTCGACTCCTTCGACCGCGTCATCGTGCTCGACCAGGGGCGCGTCGTCGCCGACGCCACTCCCGGGCAGGCGATCGGCCACTACCGAAGGCTCATGTCGTGACCGGCGTCTACGTGCCGGGCGACTCGCTCCTGCACCGGCTTCCCGCGGGCGCGAAGCTGTTCGGCCTCGCCCTGCTGTGCACGACGCTGCTCCTGCTCGGCTCGCCCGGGTGGCTCGGTGGTTTCACCGTGCTGGTGGTGCTGCTGTACGCGGTGTCGGGGGTGGGGCCGGCCGCCGCGTGGGCGCAGGTCAAGCCGCTGCGCTGGTTCGCCGCCGCGCTCTTCGCGATGCAGTTCGTGCTGGTGGACCTGCACGGGGCGGTCTCCTCCACGCTCCGCCTCGTGCTGGCGGTCGCCCTGGCCGGGCTGGTGACGCTGACCACCCGGTTCGCCGACATGATGGCCTGCTTCGAGCGCCGCCTCGCCCCGCTGCGTCTGCTCGGCGTCGACCCGTTCCGGGTCTCCCTGGTGCTGTCCCTGGCCGTCCGCAGCGTGCCCGTCATCTCGGCGCTCGCCACCAGGGTGCGCGAGGCCCAGCAGGCGCGCGGAGTCTCCTGGAGCGTACGGGCGTTCGCGGTGCCCCTGGTGGTCGGCGTCCTCCGCCACGCGGACGCGATGGGCGAGGCCATGAGCGCCCGCGGCCTGGACGACCACTAGCCACCGGCGGGCCGGGTCAGCCGTAGGGGCCGCTGCCGCAGGCGATCTGGCCGCCGATCGTGGCGAAGATCCCGAACAGCGCCATGATCTGCGTGAAGTCGTCCGTCGTGAACTCGGTGTGACGCGGCCCGACCGACTTCACGCCGGGAAC
This Nonomuraea muscovyensis DNA region includes the following protein-coding sequences:
- a CDS encoding class I adenylate-forming enzyme family protein, which encodes MPVALVIRRHAAERPHHPALCGPGGSLTYAELWHEVSSRPLDGRGLVAITLSDPVDQLVAVLAADLAGATPLLCDEDQRARVIAAIPVDRHIDAPLPAAGSLRMTGEPADDDPAWACLTSGSTGRPRAVVRTRASWTGSFPHLSALAGIGPDDVVLVPGPLVSSLYAFAAVHALATGATLVLPGRRAAGVPAGQLRRATVVHVVPHLLPAVLDALADGGGRLRTAVVGGAALPPQARDAAARAGVRVVSYYGATEMSFVAVDADGTGLRPFPEVEFQVRDGEVWARSPWLAQGYLAGAAGPLKTDGAGWMSVGDLAEPYLPGEPLRLRGRGDGAIQTGGATVVPEDVEAVLRRVPGVTDVVVVGSPHPLLGSVVTAVLEGSPPARAALDAVAREGLDPAQRPRRWYAMGDLPRTPTGKPARGVVTARLAGDGPGLRRLV
- a CDS encoding thiolase family protein — encoded protein: MSRQPVVVAALRTPIGTAGHAYKSLTADRLAAPVIAAVAREVPHLAVDDVVLGNCMGPGGNLARVSALAAGLGHEVPGVTVDRQCGSGLAAILLAGQAVRAGDADLVLAGGVESASTAPLRTMRGAAEPYQRAPFAPAGHADPDMGPAAEALAAACGVSRERQDDYALRSHARALAAGFDPELVEIDGRRADQRPRVLRGETLARLPAAFVPGGTVTAGNSSPISDGAAAVAVVPERLRAGMPGLRLLAGAVAGCDPALPGWGPVPAVRRVLARTGTTMADLAAVEIVEAFAAQVLAVTDALEADLDRVCADGGAIALGHPWGATGAVVVTRLFSRLVRSGAPPGTLGLATAAVGGGMGVAALFEVV
- a CDS encoding energy-coupling factor ABC transporter ATP-binding protein; the protein is MIRFNGVSVRLAGRDVLSDVTLSLSERRIGVVGANGSGKSTLARLVNGLALPTSGDVTVLGRDTRRHAARIRRDVGFLFTDPDAQIVMPTVAEDVALSLRRKGLSPAEVDERVRGVLARYGLDRHADHPAHLLSGGQKQLLALCAVLVLEPRLLVMDEPTTLLDLRHSRLVADLLRELPQPVLVVTHDLGLLDSFDRVIVLDQGRVVADATPGQAIGHYRRLMS
- a CDS encoding energy-coupling factor transporter transmembrane component T family protein: MTGVYVPGDSLLHRLPAGAKLFGLALLCTTLLLLGSPGWLGGFTVLVVLLYAVSGVGPAAAWAQVKPLRWFAAALFAMQFVLVDLHGAVSSTLRLVLAVALAGLVTLTTRFADMMACFERRLAPLRLLGVDPFRVSLVLSLAVRSVPVISALATRVREAQQARGVSWSVRAFAVPLVVGVLRHADAMGEAMSARGLDDH